tatatctatctctctctctttccctctccctcctccgcctctctttctcgttcccGCTGGTTCTCTCTGGTACCCTGACTCTCACTCCCTCTCCCTCCGTCTCTGTCTCACTCGCACGCGTCCCCGTGGCCTCTTTTCCTCTCGCTCCCTCCGTAGTCTGACAGCTTGGTCGATTCACGAATCCGCcgggccattcgcttttccccGGGCCTCTTCAAAATAAGGCCACTCGGTTCCACTCTCGTTTCTGTGTCCCGCGAAAAGtgacaatttctttctttctttctcgttcTCCTCGGTTCCCATCGAGCGAGCGTTGCTCTTTTGAAATGGTTGATCGGGAAACGGGGGAATCGTCGAGGGGGTTATTAATTTCGTGGCGAATCTGAGCGTGGTGTTGTGTGTGTCTCATCCCCGCTAAAAATCACGGTGCTCTCCTGTAAACAATAAACAAACGGAGCCGTGTAGTTCCGGTACGTGGAATTTCTCGTGAATGAAGCCGCGTACTATGTACCTTtgtttttatttgtatttttttcttttctcactTAAACAAATTTCCGTCGAGGTTCGGGCGATTCTGAAATCGCTTCTCGGGTTCACAGTCGTGTATTTACCAGTGTTTCTGTGCTCGCTGTTTGTTTAGCAATATCACGTTGTTGGATTTTGTACGTTAACAGGTTATGATGCAGGCGTTTTAGATTCGGATACCACCTCGCGCAAAGTACTCTTTTTTATAGAGAAATGTAATTGAGACGGTGTTCTCGCGTATTGTCTTGCACACAATTATTTGTCCGTAAGATCATTGTTTGCCATTCAGTTCCACTCTGCTTTGTAACCTTTCTTTGAATCTTGATCATACTTTTGCGAATATTGTGCTCTGTTGTATATTGGTTTGTATTTTAGTTTTGCTTTATTCGTGGCTGTTCGCTGGTTCTGTTTTGTCCTTACTTgcctttgtttgtttgtttctgACACACAGGTCTGgcatcatatacatatatgtatatatgcagatttattttctatttattttcaattgCTTAAAGAAAGCGAGAGTATTTGAAAAGCGCGCAGACCAACCAACGATCATGGCGTCACACGGGGAAGACGTAGTAATgattttgtttatattttttgtatttgcTGACCCCATCCATGGTTTTGCTGGGATGTATCAGTTGGAGTACGCAGCAGCCACAGCGACAGAACTCTCGAccggtcgacaccgctcaccAGCAGAATCAACTTGCGAATCAGCAAGTCGAACAAAATTCTGCGGAGTCTTCAAACATGACGGATCAAAGAGAACAACAGCTTCAGCcccaacaacagcaacaacaattaCAGCCACAGCAACAGCAAAGCAAAAGTCTTGATGAGCCGAGGACAAATTTGATTATTAATTATCTTCCACAGAGTATGACCGAGAAAGATCTGTACAGCTTGTTTGTAACGATTGGGCCTGTGGAGTCATGTCGCGTAATGAGGGACTACAAAGTAAGTTAAATCTGTGACACGCATCCTAGCAAAATATTTGCCGATAAATCAATATACCTTGTTTCTTGTACAGTCCGGTTACAGCTATGGCTTTGGATTTGTCAACTATGCGAAAGCTGAAGACGCAGCCACAGCCATAAATACCTTAAATGGCCTCCAAGTCCAGAACAAAAGGCTAAAGGTATCTTTTGCACGGCCATCGGGGGAGGAGATCAAAGAGACAAACCTTTATGTCACAAATTTACCAAGGTATTGCAACATGCGAACAGTAGACTAATTAAACTTCTACAGATCTTAACTTCTGCTTTCTTCCATAGAAACATAACTGAGAGTCAGATCGACGACATATTCAGCAAATATGGGAACATCGTACAAAAGAATATCTTGAAGGATAAACTTACTGGATTGCCAAGGGGTGTGGCGTTTGTCAGGTAAAAACAAAGAATACTTAGGCTAATCTGGGTAGTTAACAGTAACCGGTGTGCCAGTAGGAGTTATAAGTTAATGGTTGTTGGCAGTGTGCCATTTGTTGTCATAATTGGTAATATAATATGACGCGACGGCAGTAACATATGAGAGATAGACGATTATTAAAGCATTAAATGTTTTCGTTGTGTGGTCGGCGCCTAGGTCTTTAGAAAATTGGAACGAGCGCGCCTCGAGGTGACGAAGCAGTTGTTCCCTCGGTGTCAGAAACTGCTTCGTCATTATGCAATGATTGCTCGCCAAGCGAATATAATGTCATACGCGTATTTATTTCCCCCGCGTGTATATCTTTGCTGCCAAATTATTTT
This window of the Lasioglossum baleicum chromosome 20, iyLasBale1, whole genome shotgun sequence genome carries:
- the LOC143218967 gene encoding protein sex-lethal isoform X3; this encodes MVLLGCISWSTQQPQRQNSRPVDTAHQQNQLANQQVEQNSAESSNMTDQREQQLQPQQQQQQLQPQQQQSKSLDEPRTNLIINYLPQSMTEKDLYSLFVTIGPVESCRVMRDYKSGYSYGFGFVNYAKAEDAATAINTLNGLQVQNKRLKVSFARPSGEEIKETNLYVTNLPRNITESQIDDIFSKYGNIVQKNILKDKLTGLPRGVAFVRFDKREEAQEAIARLHGTIPEGGSEPLSVKIAEEHGKQKAAYYAGWQAGYNQSRGSGGGLGGGGGGGGGGGGGRGRGINGPGGMGGMGIGGGAGPGMLGRAGGFGPRGGPHGGFIGGSGGPGAMRMEKIHPHRFNPIGMGGGYVQSHFW
- the LOC143218967 gene encoding uncharacterized protein LOC143218967 isoform X1, which gives rise to MDDQERTVAQDASNLKTGWSTQQPQRQNSRPVDTAHQQNQLANQQVEQNSAESSNMTDQREQQLQPQQQQQQLQPQQQQSKSLDEPRTNLIINYLPQSMTEKDLYSLFVTIGPVESCRVMRDYKSGYSYGFGFVNYAKAEDAATAINTLNGLQVQNKRLKVSFARPSGEEIKETNLYVTNLPRNITESQIDDIFSKYGNIVQKNILKDKLTGLPRGVAFVRFDKREEAQEAIARLHGTIPEGGSEPLSVKIAEEHGKQKAAYYAGWQAGYNQSRGSGGGLGGGGGGGGGGGGGRGRGINGPGGMGGMGIGGGAGPGMLGRAGGFGPRGGPHGGFIGGSGGPGAMRMEKIHPHRFNPIGMGGGYVQSHFW
- the LOC143218967 gene encoding protein sex-lethal isoform X2, which encodes MDDQERTVAQDASNLKTGWSTQQPQRQNSRPVDTAHQQNQLANQQVEQNSAESSNMTDQREQQLQPQQQQQQLQPQQQQSKSLDEPRTNLIINYLPQSMTEKDLYSLFVTIGPVESCRVMRDYKSGYSYGFGFVNYAKAEDAATAINTLNGLQVQNKRLKVSFARPSGEEIKETNLYVTNLPRNITESQIDDIFSKYGNIVQKNILKDKLTGLPRGVAFVRFDKREEAQEAIARLHGTIPEGGSEPLSVKIAEEHGKQKAAYYAGWQAGYNQSRAIHRTRSLPDTPTCCMPANNYSLASVVANPWLALDRLHLQKRVALMENLFHAWLCPVSSNYCCSDGQNCLDASATKLSNMLEVSCKLD
- the LOC143218967 gene encoding protein sex-lethal isoform X5 — protein: MDDQERTVAQDASNLKTGWSTQQPQRQNSRPVDTAHQQNQLANQQVEQNSAESSNMTDQREQQLQPQQQQQQLQPQQQQSKSLDEPRTNLIINYLPQSMTEKDLYSLFVTIGPVESCRVMRDYKSGYSYGFGFVNYAKAEDAATAINTLNGLQVQNKRLKVSFARPSGEEIKETNLYVTNLPRNITESQIDDIFSKYGNIVQKNILKDKLTGLPRGVAFVRFDKREEAQEAIARLHGTIPEGGSEPLSVKIAEEHGKQKAAYYAGWQAGYNQSRDMAASKSMYSEDSNCCLRVSNKRAQRYTVQYSNVL
- the LOC143218967 gene encoding protein sex-lethal isoform X7, which codes for MDDQERTVAQDASNLKTGWSTQQPQRQNSRPVDTAHQQNQLANQQVEQNSAESSNMTDQREQQLQPQQQQQQLQPQQQQSKSLDEPRTNLIINYLPQSMTEKDLYSLFVTIGPVESCRVMRDYKSGYSYGFGFVNYAKAEDAATAINTLNGLQVQNKRLKVSFARPSGEEIKETNLYVTNLPRNITESQIDDIFSKYGNIVQKNILKDKLTGLPRGVAFVRFDKREEAQEAIARLHGTIPEGGSEPLSVKIAEEHGKQKAAYYAGWQAGYNQSRGNSAV
- the LOC143218967 gene encoding protein sex-lethal isoform X8, giving the protein MDDQERTVAQDASNLKTGWSTQQPQRQNSRPVDTAHQQNQLANQQVEQNSAESSNMTDQREQQLQPQQQQQQLQPQQQQSKSLDEPRTNLIINYLPQSMTEKDLYSLFVTIGPVESCRVMRDYKSGYSYGFGFVNYAKAEDAATAINTLNGLQVQNKRLKVSFARPSGEEIKETNLYVTNLPRNITESQIDDIFSKYGNIVQKNILKDKLTGLPRGVAFVRFDKREEAQEAIARLHGTIPEGGSEPLSVKIAEEHGKQKAAYYAGWQAGYNQSRV
- the LOC143218967 gene encoding protein sex-lethal isoform X6, which codes for MDDQERTVAQDASNLKTGWSTQQPQRQNSRPVDTAHQQNQLANQQVEQNSAESSNMTDQREQQLQPQQQQQQLQPQQQQSKSLDEPRTNLIINYLPQSMTEKDLYSLFVTIGPVESCRVMRDYKSGYSYGFGFVNYAKAEDAATAINTLNGLQVQNKRLKVSFARPSGEEIKETNLYVTNLPRNITESQIDDIFSKYGNIVQKNILKDKLTGLPRGVAFVRFDKREEAQEAIARLHGTIPEGGSEPLSVKIAEEHGKQKAAYYAGWQAGYNQSRGERLYTTRIKYQRYVHYLY
- the LOC143218967 gene encoding sex-lethal homolog isoform X4; this translates as MTDQREQQLQPQQQQQQLQPQQQQSKSLDEPRTNLIINYLPQSMTEKDLYSLFVTIGPVESCRVMRDYKSGYSYGFGFVNYAKAEDAATAINTLNGLQVQNKRLKVSFARPSGEEIKETNLYVTNLPRNITESQIDDIFSKYGNIVQKNILKDKLTGLPRGVAFVRFDKREEAQEAIARLHGTIPEGGSEPLSVKIAEEHGKQKAAYYAGWQAGYNQSRGSGGGLGGGGGGGGGGGGGRGRGINGPGGMGGMGIGGGAGPGMLGRAGGFGPRGGPHGGFIGGSGGPGAMRMEKIHPHRFNPIGMGGGYVQSHFW